One window from the genome of Chloroflexaceae bacterium encodes:
- a CDS encoding potassium transporter: MRIARGQLARSGRVPAGATRRPLRPAPRIVGGLALLVSLGTLLLMLPVSGRERPLAWNDALFTAVSALSVTGLSTITASQDLSLVGQILLLTGIQVGGVGFMVVAVVILRLLGRRIGLTERVALSDSLGLLSPAAIVSLTKRVLTTVLLFEGLGALLLYLHWRTDERLSEWQALFYAIFHAVSAFCNAGFDLFTGTPGFPEGIPRDNLTLAIMGTLIFIGGLGIPVIADLLTYYRERRLSLHTRLTLIVVSFLVVGGTLGFWVAEIRSTGALAGENPLRALLICLFQSVSARTAGFVGIAHFDELSAPSQLLMITLMFIGCAPASMGGGITTGTFAIMTISLWSYARGLPTAQFGGRSLAAGTSRKAGAVLTISLLVTLLASWLIAMTHDSPLEPVVFEVVSAFATCGLSLGLTTELNLFGQLVICLVMFWGRLGALTIVVAIAGQQRRTQLVQYPEEQILIG; encoded by the coding sequence ATGCGGATCGCTCGCGGTCAACTGGCCCGATCGGGGCGCGTTCCGGCCGGCGCAACCCGGCGACCCCTGCGCCCGGCGCCACGCATTGTGGGCGGGCTGGCCCTGCTGGTCAGCCTGGGCACCCTCTTGCTGATGCTGCCAGTATCCGGCCGCGAGCGCCCTCTGGCCTGGAACGACGCTTTATTCACCGCCGTTTCGGCCCTGAGCGTCACGGGGCTGTCAACCATCACCGCGTCGCAGGATCTCTCGCTGGTGGGCCAGATTCTGCTCCTGACCGGCATTCAGGTCGGCGGCGTCGGGTTCATGGTTGTCGCGGTGGTGATCCTGCGGCTGCTGGGACGGCGCATCGGCCTGACCGAACGCGTGGCGCTGAGCGACTCGCTGGGCCTGCTCTCACCCGCGGCGATCGTTTCGCTCACCAAGCGGGTGCTGACCACCGTGCTGCTGTTCGAGGGCCTGGGCGCGCTGCTGCTCTACCTGCACTGGCGCACCGACGAGCGCCTTAGCGAGTGGCAGGCGCTCTTTTATGCCATCTTCCACGCCGTCTCGGCCTTCTGCAATGCCGGTTTCGATCTCTTCACCGGCACGCCCGGCTTTCCCGAAGGCATTCCACGCGACAATCTCACCCTGGCGATCATGGGCACGCTGATCTTCATCGGCGGCCTGGGGATTCCCGTCATCGCCGACCTGCTGACCTACTATCGCGAGCGACGCCTGTCGCTGCACACGCGCCTGACGCTGATCGTGGTCTCCTTCCTGGTCGTGGGCGGCACACTTGGCTTCTGGGTCGCCGAGATCCGCAGCACGGGCGCCCTCGCCGGAGAGAACCCCCTGCGCGCCCTGCTGATCTGCCTGTTCCAGTCAGTATCGGCGCGCACCGCCGGCTTTGTGGGCATCGCTCATTTCGACGAACTGAGCGCCCCGAGCCAGTTGCTCATGATCACGCTGATGTTCATCGGCTGCGCCCCCGCGTCAATGGGTGGCGGCATTACCACCGGCACCTTCGCGATTATGACCATCTCGTTGTGGAGCTACGCCCGCGGGCTGCCCACGGCCCAGTTCGGCGGGCGCTCGCTGGCGGCGGGCACCTCGCGCAAGGCGGGGGCGGTGTTGACCATCAGCCTGCTGGTTACTCTGCTGGCGTCATGGCTGATAGCCATGACCCACGACTCGCCCCTGGAGCCGGTGGTCTTCGAAGTGGTCTCGGCTTTTGCCACCTGCGGCCTGAGCCTGGGCCTGACCACGGAGTTGAACCTGTTCGGGCAACTGGTGATCTGCCTGGTGATGTTCTGGGGGCGCCTGGGCGCGCTGACCATCG
- a CDS encoding TrkA family potassium uptake protein, whose translation MARRNGSQEFAVIGLGRFGSAVALNLIERGYTVLGIDRDPEIVQKLADRITQIVALDSTNEDALRAVDITSFETVVVAIGTHFENNLMTTVTLKSMGVKRVVCKAVSERQQQILLRVGADQVVLPEHEAGARLAWRLAEPRVLDHLDLGSGFSVAEVRVPNWLVGQSLMTSGLRKRFGINVLAIKRGSQMFVTPSADMVFARDDMILVIGSDQSISSFCNQAR comes from the coding sequence ATGGCCCGTCGAAACGGCAGCCAGGAGTTCGCAGTGATCGGCCTGGGGCGCTTCGGCAGCGCCGTGGCCCTGAATCTCATCGAGCGCGGCTACACGGTGCTGGGAATTGACCGCGACCCCGAAATTGTTCAGAAACTGGCCGACCGTATCACCCAGATCGTAGCCCTGGACTCCACGAACGAAGACGCCCTGCGCGCCGTGGACATCACCTCCTTTGAAACCGTGGTGGTGGCGATCGGCACGCACTTTGAAAACAATCTAATGACCACGGTGACGCTGAAAAGCATGGGCGTGAAACGGGTGGTCTGCAAGGCGGTCAGTGAGCGCCAGCAGCAGATCCTGCTGCGCGTCGGCGCGGACCAGGTGGTGCTGCCCGAACACGAGGCAGGCGCCCGGCTGGCATGGCGCCTGGCCGAGCCGCGAGTGCTTGATCATCTTGACCTGGGTTCGGGCTTCAGCGTGGCCGAGGTGCGTGTGCCGAACTGGCTGGTGGGCCAGTCGCTTATGACCAGCGGGTTGCGTAAACGCTTCGGCATCAACGTGCTGGCGATCAAGCGCGGCTCGCAGATGTTCGTCACTCCCTCCGCCGACATGGTGTTCGCGCGTGATGATATGATCCTGGTGATCGGTTCGGATCAGTCCATCAGCAGCTTTTGCAACCAGGCCAGATAA
- a CDS encoding TatD family hydrolase, whose amino-acid sequence MSDAPLLIDTHAHLAMSQFDEDREAVIARARAAGVARMIEIGYDLPSSRAAVALAERHPAIYAVVGLQPNHIHEAPPDYLEQVRALAAHPKVVAIGEIGLDYYWMRVPPATQEEVFRAQLALARNLGLPVVIHSRDAQADTLRILADAARGQTGVMHAFSGDWAYAQACLDIGFMLSFSGTLTYAKAAALHQVARQAPLAMLLTETDSPYLSPNPYRGQRNEPAYVRLVVERLAALRNELLAYVAAQVWANAGRLFTFGERHG is encoded by the coding sequence ATGAGTGACGCGCCACTGTTGATTGATACGCACGCCCACCTGGCGATGAGCCAGTTTGACGAGGATCGTGAGGCGGTGATCGCCCGCGCCCGGGCCGCTGGCGTGGCTCGCATGATCGAAATCGGCTACGACCTGCCCTCCTCCCGGGCCGCGGTGGCCCTGGCTGAACGCCATCCCGCCATCTACGCCGTGGTTGGCCTGCAGCCCAATCACATCCACGAGGCCCCGCCCGACTATCTGGAGCAGGTGCGCGCCCTGGCCGCGCATCCGAAGGTGGTCGCCATCGGCGAGATCGGTCTCGACTACTACTGGATGCGCGTTCCCCCCGCCACCCAGGAGGAGGTCTTTCGCGCCCAGCTCGCCCTTGCTCGCAACCTGGGGTTGCCGGTGGTGATCCACAGCCGCGACGCGCAGGCCGATACACTGCGCATCCTCGCCGACGCGGCCCGCGGCCAGACCGGGGTGATGCATGCCTTCTCCGGCGACTGGGCCTATGCGCAGGCCTGCCTCGACATCGGCTTCATGCTCTCGTTCAGCGGAACCCTGACCTATGCCAAAGCCGCCGCCCTGCACCAGGTCGCCCGGCAGGCGCCGCTCGCTATGCTGCTGACCGAAACCGATAGCCCTTATCTGTCTCCCAACCCCTACCGCGGCCAGCGCAATGAACCTGCCTATGTGCGCCTGGTGGTCGAGCGACTCGCTGCACTGCGCAATGAGCTGCTGGCCTACGTGGCCGCTCAGGTGTGGGCGAACGCCGGGCGCCTGTTTACCTTCGGTGAGCGGCACGGGTAA
- a CDS encoding DUF4129 domain-containing transglutaminase family protein, with protein sequence MAAGTHPSPAPGPACTLGALLPGALLILLMTGSVVYALSVSGWAPGLEALRPMALLGLLCGVVFAGLPWLPRWVAHLLSAALALTWVVHALAPLLDERLLTWRDRATDLLIRGLIWARVLSSGGRGEDIALYVLALCLLCWGLAYGTAWAVLREGQVWRPIIMNATIALVNYTYVQPKPTTAFFIFLGAALLLLVYQNMRQRLAFWDAWQIEHPDLLPVHVLWSATLVCAALIALTALLPGSVSVDRATRTWAVLSSPVRLAREQWEDMFSTISAPPGAGSGAFTSRGAALGGARRLGDEVVMTVRSMRYEYWRAVAFDRYDGARWENTTGEQARATLGAATPEQARTPRAANEPIPLADLRGRREITQTVTLARDRLDDLVVVGGAARSLSLPALVEHNYLLDESGAARPNFDDSALIVARQRLSAGTTYSVTALVSFADISSLRAAGDDYPRWVRERYLQLPDSVTPRTRELAARLVSEAGALTAYDQAVVIQDYLRTLRYNESIATPPAGRDLVDWFLFEQREGYCDYFASAMVVMLRSQGIPARWVRGYAGGEFDVERGVYVVRESVAHSWPEVYFPGFGWERFEPTPAAYTSPPQRPLTGAFGEDAADTTASGVAPRDTRDLIEELDEGLEPSRAPVIVQVQGGAPRGLPLIGVALAIAALGAGTLYGVWRRETRGLGAVAATYAGMALLAGWGGLPQRPSQTPEEYAEALGAALPAHRHTIRAIARAYAGERYRGRPDPLPPAEAIGALRRALIRRVISRGRWE encoded by the coding sequence ATGGCAGCCGGAACCCACCCATCTCCCGCGCCAGGCCCGGCGTGCACCCTGGGCGCGCTGCTCCCCGGCGCGCTGCTGATCCTGCTGATGACCGGCTCGGTCGTGTACGCGCTCTCGGTGTCGGGCTGGGCGCCTGGCCTGGAGGCGCTGCGGCCCATGGCCCTCCTCGGCCTGCTGTGCGGAGTCGTCTTTGCCGGGCTGCCCTGGCTGCCCCGCTGGGTCGCCCACCTTCTCAGCGCGGCTCTGGCGCTCACCTGGGTCGTGCATGCCCTGGCCCCCTTGCTCGACGAGCGCCTGCTGACCTGGCGCGACCGGGCCACCGATCTGCTCATTCGCGGGCTGATCTGGGCGCGCGTTCTCAGTTCAGGCGGGCGTGGCGAGGATATCGCTCTCTACGTGCTGGCCCTCTGCCTGCTCTGCTGGGGGCTGGCCTATGGCACGGCCTGGGCCGTGCTGCGCGAGGGCCAGGTCTGGCGTCCGATCATTATGAACGCGACCATCGCCCTGGTCAACTACACCTATGTCCAGCCCAAGCCGACGACGGCTTTCTTCATTTTCCTTGGGGCCGCGCTGCTGCTGCTAGTGTATCAGAACATGCGCCAGCGCCTGGCGTTCTGGGATGCCTGGCAGATCGAGCATCCCGATCTGCTGCCGGTCCATGTGCTCTGGTCCGCGACCCTGGTCTGCGCGGCGCTGATTGCCCTCACCGCGCTGTTGCCCGGCAGCGTATCGGTGGATCGGGCCACGCGCACCTGGGCGGTGTTGAGCAGCCCCGTCCGCCTGGCCCGCGAGCAGTGGGAAGATATGTTCAGCACCATCAGCGCCCCGCCGGGCGCCGGCAGCGGGGCCTTTACCTCCCGTGGCGCGGCCCTGGGCGGGGCGCGGCGCCTCGGCGACGAGGTGGTGATGACCGTGCGCTCCATGCGCTACGAGTACTGGCGCGCCGTGGCCTTCGACCGCTACGACGGGGCCAGGTGGGAAAACACCACCGGCGAACAGGCTCGCGCCACCCTTGGCGCCGCCACCCCCGAACAGGCCCGCACCCCCCGCGCCGCCAATGAACCCATTCCCCTCGCCGATCTACGCGGGCGGCGCGAGATCACCCAGACGGTTACGCTGGCCAGGGATCGCCTGGATGACCTGGTGGTGGTCGGCGGCGCAGCGCGGAGCCTCAGTCTGCCGGCGCTGGTGGAACACAACTATCTCCTCGACGAGAGCGGCGCCGCCCGGCCCAATTTCGACGATAGCGCGCTCATCGTCGCCCGTCAGCGCCTCAGCGCCGGGACAACCTACAGCGTCACCGCCCTGGTCTCCTTCGCCGACATCAGCAGCCTGCGCGCCGCTGGCGATGACTACCCCCGCTGGGTGCGCGAGCGCTACCTGCAGTTGCCCGACAGCGTCACCCCGCGCACCCGCGAACTGGCCGCCCGACTGGTGAGTGAAGCTGGCGCGCTCACCGCCTACGATCAGGCCGTGGTCATTCAGGACTACCTGCGCACCTTGCGTTACAACGAGAGCATCGCCACCCCGCCCGCCGGCAGAGATCTGGTAGACTGGTTCCTCTTCGAGCAGCGCGAGGGCTACTGCGACTATTTCGCTTCGGCCATGGTGGTGATGTTACGCTCGCAGGGCATCCCCGCCCGCTGGGTGCGCGGCTACGCCGGGGGCGAATTTGATGTCGAACGGGGAGTCTACGTGGTGCGCGAGAGCGTGGCCCATAGCTGGCCCGAAGTCTACTTTCCCGGCTTCGGCTGGGAGCGCTTCGAGCCGACCCCAGCGGCCTACACCAGCCCGCCACAGCGCCCGCTGACCGGCGCCTTCGGCGAGGACGCCGCGGACACGACGGCAAGCGGCGTCGCGCCCCGCGACACCCGCGACCTGATCGAGGAGCTTGACGAAGGGTTAGAGCCGAGCCGCGCCCCGGTCATCGTGCAGGTGCAGGGCGGCGCACCCCGCGGTCTGCCGCTCATCGGCGTGGCGCTGGCGATTGCCGCGCTGGGCGCAGGAACGCTGTACGGGGTATGGCGCCGCGAAACGCGGGGGCTGGGGGCCGTCGCGGCAACCTATGCGGGCATGGCCCTCCTGGCCGGCTGGGGCGGACTACCCCAGCGTCCCTCACAGACCCCTGAGGAGTATGCCGAAGCTCTCGGAGCGGCCCTGCCCGCGCATCGCCATACCATTCGCGCCATTGCCCGCGCCTACGCCGGTGAGCGTTACCGCGGGCGTCCGGACCCCCTGCCCCCCGCCGAAGCGATCGGGGCGTTGCGGCGGGCGCTCATCCGCCGGGTGATCAGCCGTGGGCGGTGGGAGTAA
- a CDS encoding TIGR02391 family protein, whose protein sequence is MGKLANILREKELHPDIAIRVIDRFDHDFLDDAILNAYKVIEEKLRAIMGSFDSDAMELIKQAFHPNTGFLTDPRLWPSEKEGIHQLFRGAFLTYRDSSAHRYTLINPDEACDAIIILPIECIL, encoded by the coding sequence ATGGGCAAGCTGGCGAATATACTTCGAGAAAAGGAATTACATCCAGATATCGCTATTCGTGTGATCGACAGGTTTGATCACGATTTTCTAGACGACGCCATCTTAAACGCTTATAAAGTTATAGAAGAAAAACTCCGCGCAATCATGGGATCTTTTGATTCTGATGCAATGGAACTAATAAAACAGGCTTTTCACCCCAATACGGGATTTTTAACAGATCCGCGCTTATGGCCTTCCGAAAAGGAGGGAATACACCAATTATTTCGCGGGGCTTTCCTGACTTACCGAGACAGTTCTGCACATAGATATACACTCATCAATCCTGATGAAGCATGTGACGCCATTATTATTTTGCCAATCGAGTGTATATTATAG
- a CDS encoding type II toxin-antitoxin system Phd/YefM family antitoxin: MVDLKKYTLDVDLKQGVVPISKAASSLAALIKRSRANHQPIIVTQKGYPTGVILDVELFTALRQLADLHLQQEEANGGSETPAES, encoded by the coding sequence GTGGTCGATCTGAAGAAGTATACGTTGGACGTTGACCTGAAGCAGGGTGTCGTGCCAATCTCAAAGGCCGCCTCCTCGCTGGCAGCGTTGATTAAGCGTTCGCGGGCCAACCACCAGCCGATCATCGTCACGCAGAAGGGCTACCCTACGGGCGTGATTCTCGATGTGGAGCTGTTTACTGCGCTGCGCCAGCTCGCCGATCTCCACCTGCAGCAGGAGGAGGCGAACGGCGGGAGCGAGACGCCAGCGGAGAGCTGA
- the tgt gene encoding tRNA guanosine(34) transglycosylase Tgt: MITTLLLNHGPLALPAFLPDATLGVVRAVDARDLREAGVAALVMNVFHLMQRPGSSTVTALGGLHRMAAWDGPIMTDSGGFQAYSLIRQHPGAGRLSDEGLTFRPEGAERPFKLTPEKSVQLQLAYGADVVMCLDDCTHVDAPADEQRAAVERTIRWARRCRDEFDRQMRQRRLGAARPLLFGVVQGGGDLTLRRRCAEALLELDFDGYGFGGWPLDAQGNLLHEVLRATRQLIPPHLPMHALGVGHPENVVACARMGYQLFDSALPTRDARAGRLYAFGADPSAPGFRLAGRWFETIYVADKKFVKATAPVSPACDCYTCRHYTLGYLHHLHRSGETLYLRLATIHNLRFMTRLMEVLRAEGAGQLASITSG; encoded by the coding sequence ATGATTACTACCCTCCTGCTGAATCACGGTCCGCTGGCCCTCCCCGCCTTCTTGCCCGATGCCACCCTTGGCGTCGTCCGTGCAGTGGACGCGCGCGACCTGCGCGAGGCAGGGGTTGCGGCGCTGGTGATGAACGTGTTCCACCTCATGCAACGTCCCGGCTCTTCGACCGTGACAGCCCTCGGCGGGTTGCATCGCATGGCGGCCTGGGACGGGCCGATTATGACCGATTCGGGCGGGTTTCAGGCCTATTCGCTGATCCGCCAGCACCCGGGGGCCGGGCGCCTCAGCGATGAGGGGCTGACTTTCCGGCCCGAGGGGGCCGAGCGCCCCTTCAAACTTACCCCTGAGAAGAGCGTGCAATTGCAACTGGCCTATGGCGCCGATGTGGTAATGTGCCTGGATGATTGCACCCACGTGGATGCGCCAGCGGATGAACAACGCGCGGCGGTTGAGCGAACGATCCGCTGGGCGCGGCGCTGCCGCGATGAGTTCGACCGCCAGATGCGCCAGCGCCGTCTGGGCGCCGCGCGTCCGCTGCTCTTCGGCGTGGTGCAGGGCGGCGGCGATCTGACGCTGCGGCGCCGTTGCGCCGAGGCGCTGCTGGAACTCGATTTTGATGGGTATGGCTTTGGCGGCTGGCCCCTCGACGCGCAGGGCAACCTCTTGCACGAGGTGCTGCGCGCGACGCGCCAGTTGATCCCTCCCCACCTGCCGATGCATGCCCTCGGCGTGGGCCATCCCGAAAACGTGGTGGCCTGCGCCCGTATGGGCTATCAGCTCTTCGATAGCGCCCTTCCCACTCGCGATGCCCGAGCGGGCCGCCTCTACGCCTTCGGCGCCGACCCGTCCGCGCCGGGGTTCCGCCTCGCCGGACGCTGGTTCGAGACGATCTATGTCGCCGATAAGAAGTTCGTCAAGGCGACCGCGCCTGTCTCGCCAGCGTGTGACTGTTACACCTGCCGTCACTATACCCTCGGCTACCTCCACCACCTGCACCGGTCCGGCGAAACGTTGTACCTGCGCCTGGCCACTATCCATAATCTGCGCTTTATGACCCGGCTGATGGAAGTATTGCGCGCCGAGGGCGCTGGGCAGTTGGCCTCGATCACCAGCGGGTAA